A region of Caloranaerobacter sp. TR13 DNA encodes the following proteins:
- a CDS encoding lysylphosphatidylglycerol synthase transmembrane domain-containing protein — protein MKIDQNNLHKASERVLSSNVFTYSMFALVFILTSFLSFSFIYHHFSGNTFITTIKLYSYQTMFKLIVLLIMYFVFDGLRLFYVLKTLEVKIKFKHIFKLVFINMFISNITPFATGGGFVQIYFLNKEGVSLSDAIAATSIRTTIATAFLIIVTPIVLIIEKNLFHMFTFSGSKVFFIFTLGYIIMFYAIYKMINKTEKIKKITYKFLYFLQSKQIISSNKFKKLISRSFKEIDAFTQSIKAFFKGNPKNIFLSIASMLLFLFSFFVFSVILITGLNYHISPITIISFQIIITFFMYFTPTPGATVFAEASYIAVFSNYIKNSDLLVLTFAWRFFTIYVGMIIGAVIFYMEMICTNFKKANR, from the coding sequence TTGAAAATAGATCAAAATAACTTGCATAAAGCTTCTGAAAGAGTTCTTTCGTCAAATGTATTTACTTACTCTATGTTTGCACTTGTTTTTATCTTAACTTCATTTTTGTCATTTTCATTTATTTACCATCATTTTAGTGGTAATACATTTATTACTACAATTAAACTATATTCCTATCAGACAATGTTTAAATTAATTGTTCTTTTAATTATGTACTTTGTTTTTGACGGTTTGCGTTTATTTTATGTTTTAAAAACATTAGAAGTTAAAATCAAGTTTAAACATATCTTTAAGTTAGTATTTATCAATATGTTTATATCTAATATTACTCCATTTGCGACAGGTGGAGGATTTGTTCAAATATATTTTTTAAATAAAGAAGGAGTTTCTTTAAGCGATGCTATTGCTGCTACTTCTATAAGAACTACTATAGCTACGGCTTTTCTTATTATTGTTACACCAATAGTACTTATCATAGAAAAAAATTTATTTCATATGTTTACTTTCAGTGGTTCAAAGGTTTTTTTTATATTCACTTTGGGTTATATTATTATGTTTTATGCTATATATAAAATGATTAATAAAACAGAAAAAATTAAAAAAATCACATATAAATTTTTATATTTCTTACAAAGCAAGCAGATAATTTCTTCTAATAAATTTAAAAAACTGATTAGCCGTTCTTTTAAGGAGATTGATGCTTTTACACAGAGTATAAAAGCATTTTTTAAAGGTAATCCCAAAAATATTTTTTTATCTATTGCTTCTATGTTATTATTTCTTTTTTCTTTTTTTGTGTTTTCGGTGATTCTTATTACAGGGTTAAATTATCATATTTCACCTATAACAATTATTTCTTTTCAAATTATTATTACTTTTTTTATGTATTTTACACCTACTCCTGGGGCTACAGTTTTTGCTGAAGCTAGTTATATAGCAGTATTTTCAAATTATATTAAAAACTCCGATCTTCTTGTGCTCACATTTGCTTGGAGATTTTTTACGATATATGTTGGGATGATTATAGGAGCTGTTATTTTTTATATGGAAATGATATGTACTAATTTTAAAAAAGCTAATAGGTAG
- a CDS encoding UDP-glucose/GDP-mannose dehydrogenase family protein: protein MNVSVIGAGYVGLVSALGFCKKNNNVICVDKDIEKIAKLNRGIPTLYEEGLEELLKECLQSRNIIFTDNIKLAVEKSDVIFIAVGTPTLENWEVDLSQVNEVIINICKYIKSYKVIVNKSTVPVGTQKYIKQLLVDKGVNKENFDVVSNPEFLREGKAIYDFLNADRIVIGFDSERAKKIMEKLYKSFNTQIVFTTPETAELIKYASNAFLAIKISFINEVANLCDKVGADIEAISYAMGLDKRISHEFLKAGIGFGGSCFPKDTKALVKIAEKYGCNFKIVKSAIEVNNNQRILPIKILLNYYKKLEGKVITILGLTFKPDTDDIREAPSLYIIRELLDMKAVVKCYDPKASGEIKKIFPYINYYANLYDSLEGSSCAIICTEWKEISSMDLEKAKLKMKEPVFIDGRNTLDLNKVKSSGIIYFSIGRKRQNLQ from the coding sequence ATGAATGTTAGTGTGATAGGTGCTGGATATGTAGGGTTAGTATCAGCATTAGGATTTTGTAAAAAAAATAATAATGTAATATGTGTTGATAAAGATATAGAGAAGATTGCTAAACTAAACAGAGGAATACCAACATTATATGAAGAAGGTTTAGAAGAATTGTTAAAAGAATGTTTACAAAGCAGAAACATAATATTTACTGATAATATTAAGCTAGCTGTAGAAAAATCTGATGTAATTTTTATAGCTGTTGGAACTCCAACATTAGAAAATTGGGAGGTAGATTTATCTCAGGTCAATGAAGTTATAATAAATATTTGTAAATATATTAAAAGCTACAAGGTTATTGTAAATAAGAGTACTGTACCTGTTGGAACTCAAAAATATATAAAGCAATTACTTGTAGATAAAGGAGTAAACAAAGAAAATTTTGATGTAGTATCAAATCCAGAATTTTTGAGAGAAGGTAAGGCTATATATGATTTTTTAAATGCAGATAGAATAGTAATAGGATTCGATTCTGAAAGAGCTAAAAAGATTATGGAAAAGCTTTACAAGTCTTTTAATACACAAATAGTATTTACAACACCTGAGACTGCTGAACTTATTAAATATGCTTCCAATGCTTTTCTAGCAATAAAAATATCTTTTATTAACGAAGTAGCAAATCTTTGTGATAAGGTAGGAGCTGATATTGAAGCAATATCTTATGCGATGGGGTTAGATAAAAGAATATCGCATGAGTTTCTAAAAGCAGGAATAGGTTTTGGTGGTTCATGTTTTCCTAAAGACACAAAAGCTTTAGTGAAAATAGCTGAAAAGTATGGATGTAATTTTAAGATTGTAAAGAGTGCTATTGAGGTAAATAATAATCAAAGAATTTTACCTATAAAGATACTTTTAAATTATTATAAAAAATTAGAAGGCAAAGTGATAACTATTTTAGGTCTTACTTTTAAGCCAGATACTGATGATATAAGAGAAGCTCCTTCGTTGTATATAATAAGAGAATTATTAGATATGAAAGCTGTAGTAAAATGTTATGACCCTAAGGCTTCAGGTGAAATAAAGAAAATATTTCCTTATATAAATTATTATGCGAATTTATATGATAGTTTAGAAGGGTCTTCATGTGCAATCATATGTACAGAGTGGAAAGAAATATCTTCAATGGATTTAGAAAAGGCTAAGTTGAAAATGAAAGAACCCGTTTTTATTGATGGAAGAAATACTTTAGATTTAAATAAAGTTAAAAGTAGCGGAATAATTTATTTTTCAATAGGTAGAAAGAGGCAAAATCTACAGTGA
- a CDS encoding glycosyltransferase family 2 protein yields MKNQYHPVNKSLDNFIVKKLLKRYKKLILDNSFVYPSVSIITCTMRPNYIDNVFNNYARQDYEKKELIIILNNNYMDINLWKEKASQYKNVKVFQLDEKTSLGECLNFGVKQSNNEIIAKFDDDDYYGPKYLRESVKAFSYTNAGLIGKAASFVYFEKYKILAIRSPMLENRYVKHIDGPTMLIKREVFDKVKFANIPRGVDTRFSKDCLKKGIKLYSIDKFHHVYVRHSSSFEHTWKVSNEKLLSRCKIVRRNVTNFSKYVDV; encoded by the coding sequence GTGAAAAATCAATATCATCCTGTTAACAAATCATTAGATAATTTTATAGTCAAAAAATTGCTTAAAAGATATAAAAAACTAATATTAGACAATAGTTTTGTTTATCCAAGTGTTTCAATAATTACATGCACTATGCGTCCAAATTATATTGATAATGTCTTCAATAATTATGCAAGACAAGATTACGAGAAAAAAGAATTAATTATAATCTTAAATAATAATTATATGGATATTAATTTATGGAAAGAAAAAGCCAGTCAATATAAAAATGTTAAAGTTTTTCAATTAGATGAAAAAACTTCTCTAGGGGAATGTTTAAACTTCGGAGTTAAACAGTCAAATAACGAAATAATTGCAAAATTTGATGACGATGATTACTATGGTCCAAAATATTTGAGAGAATCGGTAAAAGCTTTTAGTTATACTAATGCAGGTTTAATTGGAAAAGCAGCGTCCTTTGTATATTTTGAAAAGTATAAAATTTTAGCAATAAGGTCTCCAATGTTAGAAAATCGTTATGTTAAGCATATAGATGGTCCTACTATGCTTATTAAACGTGAGGTTTTCGATAAAGTAAAATTTGCTAATATACCAAGAGGTGTTGACACTCGGTTTTCAAAGGATTGTTTAAAAAAAGGAATTAAGTTATATTCAATAGATAAATTCCATCATGTTTATGTAAGACACAGCTCTAGTTTTGAACATACATGGAAAGTAAGTAATGAAAAACTATTAAGTAGATGTAAAATTGTAAGAAGAAATGTAACAAATTTCTCTAAATATGTAGATGTTTAG
- a CDS encoding spore coat protein yields MQISQKERMLLEDQKNQEEICVKKYQNYANQAQDPQLKQLFNKIATEEQHHYDIINQILNGQQPNLNHPQPNQPMPQGGQIQQTSPQSTMNNLADKVLCSDLLATEKHVSGTYDTVIFECANPTIRQALQHIQKDEQHHGKELFDYMNSHGMYNVK; encoded by the coding sequence ATGCAAATTAGTCAAAAAGAAAGAATGCTTTTAGAAGACCAAAAAAATCAAGAAGAAATATGCGTAAAAAAATATCAAAATTATGCTAATCAAGCACAAGATCCACAATTAAAACAGTTATTTAATAAAATTGCGACCGAGGAACAACATCATTATGACATTATTAATCAAATACTTAATGGTCAACAGCCTAACCTTAATCACCCACAACCAAATCAACCTATGCCTCAAGGAGGCCAAATACAACAAACTAGTCCTCAAAGCACTATGAATAATCTTGCAGATAAAGTTTTATGTAGCGATCTATTGGCTACTGAAAAACATGTATCAGGAACTTATGATACTGTAATATTCGAATGTGCAAATCCAACTATTAGGCAAGCACTTCAACATATACAAAAAGATGAGCAACACCATGGAAAAGAACTTTTCGATTATATGAATAGCCATGGAATGTATAATGTTAAATAA
- a CDS encoding VTT domain-containing protein has protein sequence MQFITELLNHYGYIVLLVSLMIELIAFPVPGEALMTYCGFLVFEGKLNWSISILMATVGVILGITISYLIGFTLGFSFFYKYGSYIHLGPKRLEKTSKWFKRYGNKLLIIAYFIPGLRHITGYFSGITKIHYKKFALRAYIGAFIWTGTFISLGKILGPDWEKFHSFIRKYLIIGSLFIAVVMIIVYLYKSYKLQITEFVISLLNSVIVIFHSLGKVKVAITSVAVVFLGLSVLVIGIIQDFLSNEFIQFDSIVAFLIRFIFTEKWSYIMRLLGLMTSIKVLILLITLVFIWIIIKGVDKLLEIRFLLITIIGGEFLEEVLRLIFHRLGPLGLSLPEKIKYTFPSEQSLVAVVAYGFAAFLIVRHTKKVWLKTIAIIISLAVCFFTGVSVLFFQVQFPSDVVAGYVFGGVWLSLNIVLLEIFRILPKVQL, from the coding sequence TTGCAGTTTATAACAGAGTTGCTTAATCATTATGGATATATAGTTTTACTAGTTTCACTAATGATTGAACTAATTGCTTTTCCAGTGCCTGGAGAAGCACTGATGACTTATTGTGGTTTTCTTGTTTTTGAAGGGAAGTTAAATTGGTCTATTAGTATTCTTATGGCCACTGTTGGAGTAATATTAGGAATAACAATATCCTATCTAATAGGATTTACATTAGGTTTTTCATTTTTTTATAAATACGGTTCTTACATTCATTTAGGCCCGAAAAGGTTGGAAAAAACATCAAAGTGGTTTAAAAGATACGGAAATAAACTATTAATAATAGCATACTTCATACCTGGGCTTAGACATATAACAGGATATTTTTCAGGCATAACAAAAATCCATTATAAGAAGTTTGCATTAAGAGCATATATTGGAGCTTTTATTTGGACTGGTACTTTTATTTCTTTAGGGAAAATTCTTGGACCTGATTGGGAGAAATTTCACAGTTTTATTAGAAAATATTTGATTATCGGAAGTTTATTTATAGCTGTGGTTATGATTATTGTTTATCTTTATAAAAGCTACAAACTTCAAATTACAGAATTTGTAATTAGTTTACTTAATAGTGTAATAGTGATATTTCATTCTCTTGGAAAAGTAAAAGTTGCAATAACAAGTGTAGCGGTAGTATTTTTAGGACTTTCTGTACTTGTTATTGGTATTATTCAAGATTTTTTATCAAATGAATTTATCCAATTTGATAGTATTGTAGCCTTCTTGATAAGATTTATTTTTACAGAAAAATGGTCATATATTATGAGATTGCTTGGGTTAATGACATCAATAAAAGTTTTGATACTATTAATTACATTAGTATTTATTTGGATTATAATTAAAGGTGTAGATAAGCTGCTTGAGATTCGATTTCTTTTAATTACAATTATAGGAGGTGAATTTTTAGAAGAAGTATTAAGGCTTATTTTCCACCGTTTAGGTCCGTTAGGTTTATCTCTACCTGAGAAAATAAAATATACTTTTCCAAGTGAACAATCTTTAGTAGCAGTGGTTGCATATGGTTTTGCTGCATTTTTGATAGTACGTCATACTAAGAAAGTTTGGTTGAAAACTATAGCTATTATCATCAGTTTGGCTGTTTGTTTTTTTACAGGTGTAAGTGTTTTGTTCTTTCAAGTCCAATTTCCAAGCGATGTAGTTGCAGGATATGTTTTTGGTGGTGTATGGCTAAGTCTCAATATTGTGCTATTGGAAATTTTTCGTATATTACCAAAGGTGCAATTATAG
- a CDS encoding undecaprenyl-diphosphatase, which produces MKMNIAIFKAINGLVHECTLLDKIMILFSKYVPLVFIIGLAVLYLCGVHRKDKRLRCIAISTFVITVINLFISYMIGIFYYEPRPFVNYKVNLLLPHAVDASFPSDHAIGTMSIALGITNHYRIYGRILILISFLVGVSRIYVGHHFPMDVLGSYFIVLISNYVYMYVLQDKINEGYLKIEEFLIKYVTLTK; this is translated from the coding sequence ATGAAGATGAATATAGCTATATTTAAAGCAATAAATGGACTTGTACACGAATGTACATTACTTGATAAAATAATGATTTTATTTTCAAAATATGTTCCATTAGTATTTATAATTGGACTTGCTGTACTATACTTATGTGGAGTTCATAGAAAAGATAAAAGATTGAGATGTATTGCAATAAGCACATTTGTAATAACAGTTATCAATTTATTTATAAGTTATATGATAGGAATTTTTTATTACGAGCCGAGACCTTTTGTTAATTATAAAGTAAATTTATTATTACCACATGCTGTTGACGCATCATTTCCTAGTGACCATGCTATAGGAACTATGAGTATAGCATTAGGCATTACTAATCACTATAGAATTTATGGTAGGATATTAATATTAATATCCTTTTTAGTTGGAGTTTCAAGAATTTATGTTGGACATCATTTTCCAATGGATGTGCTTGGAAGTTACTTTATTGTATTGATATCAAATTATGTATACATGTATGTATTACAGGATAAAATTAATGAGGGTTACTTAAAAATTGAAGAATTTTTAATAAAATATGTAACTTTAACAAAATAA
- a CDS encoding TM1266 family iron-only hydrogenase system putative regulator, whose translation MKNRIGVIGIVVENIENADKVNSILHDYANIIIGRMGVPYREKNVSVISLIVDGTSDEISAMTGKLGKVKGVNVKSALTKVKIT comes from the coding sequence ATGAAAAATAGAATAGGCGTTATAGGTATTGTTGTAGAAAATATAGAAAATGCAGATAAAGTAAACTCAATACTCCACGACTATGCAAACATCATTATTGGAAGAATGGGAGTGCCATATAGAGAAAAAAACGTTTCAGTTATTTCTCTTATAGTTGATGGAACTTCTGATGAAATAAGTGCTATGACAGGCAAACTAGGAAAAGTAAAAGGCGTAAACGTTAAATCAGCATTAACAAAAGTTAAAATAACGTAA
- the hydG gene encoding [FeFe] hydrogenase H-cluster radical SAM maturase HydG produces the protein MKEYRAEDFIVHSEILESIEYGKKKAQDKEYVRSILEKAKTCKGLTHREAAVLLNIEDEDILEEMYKTARHIKETIYGKRIVLFAPLYVSNYCVNNCEYCGYKHSNKNFKRKKLTMQELEEEVKVLESLGHKRLALEAGEDPVNCTLDYIIDCIKTIYSIKFDNGSIRRINVNIAATTVENYKRLKEAEIGTYILFQETYHKPTYEKVHPKGPKHDYNWHTTAMDRAFQAGIDDVGLGVLYGLYDYKYETIALLMHAEHLDSVYGVGPHTISVPRLRPAEGVDINNYPYLVSDDDFKKIVAIIRLAVPYTGMILSTREAPKYRDEVLSLGISQISAGSCTGVGGYVEEYQHKHHDDEKPQFEVEDHRSPIEILKSLCKSGYIPSYCTACYREGRTGERFMALAKAGQIHNVCLPNALLTFKEFLLDYADEELKELGRKTIKEAIKQIPKESARKATIKYLERIENGERDLRF, from the coding sequence ATGAAAGAATATAGAGCTGAAGATTTTATTGTACATTCTGAAATTCTTGAATCTATAGAATATGGTAAGAAAAAAGCACAAGATAAAGAATATGTTAGAAGCATTTTAGAAAAAGCAAAAACATGCAAAGGGTTAACTCATAGAGAAGCAGCTGTATTACTTAACATAGAAGATGAAGATATATTAGAAGAAATGTACAAGACAGCAAGACATATTAAAGAAACAATATATGGTAAAAGAATAGTTCTTTTTGCACCTTTATATGTAAGCAATTATTGCGTTAATAACTGCGAATATTGTGGATATAAACACTCAAACAAAAACTTTAAAAGAAAAAAACTAACTATGCAAGAACTTGAGGAAGAAGTTAAAGTCCTAGAATCTCTAGGACATAAGAGACTAGCTTTAGAAGCAGGTGAAGACCCTGTAAATTGTACTTTAGATTATATTATCGATTGTATAAAAACTATTTATTCAATAAAATTTGATAATGGAAGTATTAGAAGAATTAATGTTAATATAGCAGCTACAACTGTAGAGAATTATAAAAGATTAAAGGAAGCTGAAATAGGAACATACATCTTATTCCAAGAAACATATCATAAACCAACATATGAAAAAGTTCATCCAAAAGGACCTAAACATGATTATAACTGGCACACAACAGCTATGGACAGAGCTTTTCAAGCAGGAATTGATGATGTAGGTCTAGGTGTTCTTTACGGACTTTATGATTATAAATACGAAACAATCGCACTATTAATGCATGCTGAACATCTAGATAGTGTTTACGGAGTAGGTCCTCATACAATATCCGTTCCGAGATTAAGACCTGCAGAGGGTGTTGATATAAATAATTACCCATATCTTGTTTCAGATGACGACTTCAAAAAAATTGTTGCAATTATTAGATTAGCTGTGCCTTATACTGGAATGATACTTTCAACTAGAGAAGCTCCAAAGTATAGAGATGAAGTTTTATCTCTTGGTATATCACAAATTAGTGCTGGTTCATGTACAGGGGTAGGAGGTTATGTTGAAGAATATCAACACAAACATCACGATGATGAGAAACCTCAATTTGAAGTAGAAGATCATCGTTCACCAATAGAAATTTTAAAAAGCTTATGCAAATCTGGTTATATACCAAGCTATTGTACAGCTTGCTACAGAGAAGGTAGAACTGGTGAAAGATTCATGGCACTAGCTAAAGCTGGACAAATTCATAACGTATGTTTACCTAATGCACTATTAACTTTTAAAGAATTCTTACTAGATTATGCTGATGAAGAATTAAAAGAACTTGGAAGAAAAACTATAAAAGAAGCTATAAAACAAATACCTAAAGAATCTGCAAGAAAAGCTACAATCAAGTATTTAGAAAGAATAGAAAACGGTGAAAGAGACCTTAGATTCTAA
- a CDS encoding PHP domain-containing protein, giving the protein MLIDIHIHTKEYSSCSDIELEEAIVKAKSIGLDGICITDHESKDITYKAIELSRKHDFLVIVGVEILTYEGDLLVFGLEEVPKQKMSANELISLVSKAGGIAISAHPYRDNGRGMGDNIRRLGRLSGIEVFNGNTELFQNIKAFDLAKELSLPCLGGSDAHKLERIGRYATLFPDGIRDEKDLIDAIKHRKVSPVKCVDINSFQEIKFLKEERI; this is encoded by the coding sequence GTGCTGATAGATATACATATACATACTAAAGAATATTCGTCATGTAGCGATATTGAATTAGAAGAGGCTATTGTAAAGGCAAAGTCTATTGGACTTGATGGGATTTGTATTACAGATCATGAAAGTAAAGATATAACTTATAAAGCAATAGAATTGTCTAGGAAACATGATTTTTTAGTTATTGTTGGTGTAGAGATTTTAACTTATGAAGGAGATTTGTTAGTTTTTGGGTTGGAAGAAGTTCCAAAACAAAAAATGAGTGCAAATGAATTGATTTCATTAGTTTCAAAAGCAGGTGGTATTGCAATTAGTGCTCATCCTTATAGAGATAATGGACGAGGTATGGGTGATAATATAAGAAGGTTAGGCAGATTATCAGGGATAGAGGTTTTCAATGGCAATACAGAATTATTTCAAAATATTAAAGCTTTTGATTTAGCAAAAGAGTTAAGCTTGCCTTGTTTAGGTGGTAGTGATGCTCATAAACTTGAAAGAATAGGAAGATATGCTACTTTGTTTCCTGATGGAATAAGAGATGAAAAAGATTTAATTGATGCTATTAAACACAGGAAAGTTTCACCTGTGAAATGTGTAGATATAAACAGTTTTCAAGAGATTAAATTTTTGAAGGAGGAAAGGATATGA
- a CDS encoding glycosyltransferase has translation MQNRFILRICLYFDIFILLIIIISKLYYFVFEPDFYSLNINNIKEVQKLDKKDDGFSFAVLGNTKSSINAFDKKLVNKINNDNLDFVISTGNAIADGAEDKYRMLSKSLKKLKIPVIMGIGDNEVSDGGTLRFYKHFGPLYFSFNVNDSYFIFLDTTGETTEAWQREWLIKELINAQKYRYRFVFMNKLPYIIDSNLQFNFKDKYIKSASYRQFLRETFSKYNVTAVFASNAEIFNRGNIDSVSYFISGGGGERLLINNEDSLYYYIKVNVKSSGIKYSIVRLEKATNSIIFQILDNIWVYVNSFFYMNFNNFILVISVLVLIGIIIINKATEDVDYYRKFDDELEHIPNNKKLNIAMFTNNYFPFIGGVPISIDRLAKGLKKQGHQVYIYAPEYPTSYQYENNNTIRCKLLTYYRTKNFNFPIANVFSRKIEEQFISHQIDVVHVHHPFWMGSKGVKLAKKYKVPVVLTYHTRLDKYAHNIPYWGRALFKNKISHYIIRRFSKKCDAVLAPTNTAKEYLRNIGVSKYIEILPTGIDFEEYYSIDNKEIEELKQKYKKKNNIILCSVSRLTKEKNLYFLLEGVKYIKDCTNIPFKCIIVGEGPEKGNLLEIIESSNLKDVVYLVGEISPREIYKYYMASDIFVFASQSETQGMVLLEAMAGKCPVVAIRSSGIEDVISNGDNGFKTKADIRNWSEKIIYLMENPDKLKKMSENAYVFSKLFSIEKMAESATKVYLRIIENRKLTSDAKE, from the coding sequence ATGCAAAATAGATTTATCTTAAGAATATGTTTATATTTTGATATTTTTATTTTACTTATCATTATTATTTCTAAATTATATTATTTTGTTTTTGAGCCAGATTTTTATTCATTAAATATTAATAATATAAAAGAGGTGCAAAAACTAGACAAGAAAGATGATGGGTTTTCTTTTGCGGTTTTAGGAAATACTAAAAGTTCGATAAATGCTTTTGATAAAAAGTTAGTAAATAAAATTAATAATGATAATCTTGATTTTGTAATATCTACAGGAAATGCAATTGCGGATGGTGCTGAGGATAAATATAGGATGTTAAGTAAAAGTTTAAAAAAATTAAAGATACCAGTTATTATGGGTATTGGAGATAATGAAGTTTCAGATGGTGGGACCTTACGATTTTATAAACATTTTGGCCCATTGTATTTTTCCTTTAATGTCAATGATTCTTACTTTATTTTTTTAGATACTACTGGTGAAACTACTGAAGCTTGGCAACGAGAGTGGCTTATAAAAGAACTAATCAATGCACAAAAATATAGATATCGGTTCGTTTTTATGAATAAACTACCTTATATAATAGATAGTAATTTGCAATTTAATTTTAAAGATAAATATATAAAGAGTGCATCCTATCGACAGTTTTTAAGAGAAACTTTTTCAAAATATAATGTAACAGCAGTTTTTGCTTCTAATGCGGAAATTTTCAATCGTGGAAATATTGATAGTGTATCTTATTTTATTAGTGGTGGTGGAGGGGAAAGATTACTAATTAATAATGAAGATAGTTTATATTACTATATTAAGGTAAATGTAAAATCAAGTGGTATAAAATATAGTATTGTAAGGTTGGAAAAAGCTACGAATTCAATTATTTTCCAGATACTAGATAATATATGGGTTTATGTAAATTCTTTTTTTTATATGAATTTTAATAATTTTATTCTTGTTATAAGTGTTTTAGTGCTTATTGGTATCATAATTATTAACAAAGCTACAGAAGATGTAGATTATTATAGAAAATTTGATGATGAATTAGAACATATACCAAATAATAAAAAACTAAATATAGCTATGTTTACCAATAATTATTTCCCTTTCATAGGAGGAGTACCTATTTCTATAGATCGTTTAGCAAAGGGGCTTAAAAAACAAGGGCATCAGGTATATATATATGCACCTGAATACCCTACATCATATCAATATGAAAATAATAATACTATAAGATGTAAATTGTTAACTTATTATAGAACTAAGAATTTTAATTTTCCAATTGCTAATGTATTTTCACGAAAAATTGAAGAACAATTTATTTCCCATCAGATTGATGTAGTTCATGTACATCATCCATTTTGGATGGGTTCGAAAGGAGTAAAACTTGCGAAAAAATATAAAGTACCAGTTGTTTTAACCTATCATACAAGACTTGATAAATATGCACACAATATACCTTATTGGGGACGCGCTTTGTTTAAAAATAAAATTTCTCATTATATAATTAGAAGATTTTCTAAAAAATGCGATGCTGTACTTGCTCCTACTAATACGGCAAAAGAATATTTAAGAAATATTGGAGTAAGTAAATATATAGAAATTTTACCTACAGGAATTGATTTTGAAGAATATTATTCTATAGACAATAAAGAAATAGAAGAACTTAAACAAAAATATAAAAAGAAAAATAATATTATTTTATGTTCTGTTTCTCGGTTAACTAAAGAAAAGAATCTATATTTTCTTTTAGAGGGAGTAAAATATATAAAAGATTGTACAAACATTCCTTTCAAATGCATTATAGTAGGGGAAGGGCCTGAAAAGGGAAACCTTTTAGAGATAATTGAAAGTAGTAATCTAAAGGATGTGGTCTATTTAGTTGGCGAGATAAGTCCTAGAGAAATTTATAAATATTATATGGCTTCAGATATTTTTGTTTTTGCTTCTCAATCAGAAACACAGGGGATGGTTTTACTTGAGGCAATGGCAGGAAAATGTCCTGTGGTAGCAATTCGTTCTAGTGGAATTGAAGACGTTATTAGTAATGGAGACAATGGATTTAAAACCAAAGCAGATATACGAAATTGGTCAGAAAAAATTATTTATTTAATGGAAAATCCAGACAAACTAAAAAAAATGTCAGAAAATGCTTATGTTTTTTCAAAACTATTTTCTATAGAAAAAATGGCAGAAAGTGCAACTAAGGTATATCTTAGAATAATAGAAAATAGAAAACTCACCTCTGATGCAAAAGAATAG